The sequence below is a genomic window from Salvelinus namaycush isolate Seneca unplaced genomic scaffold, SaNama_1.0 Scaffold11, whole genome shotgun sequence.
TATAGTCCAGTtgggggcggtaatgcaacatattggatgccaaccaccgttaaactccaaagaagaaaaaacgttatattatgtctatgtacagtgttgtaacgatgtctctctctcttctcattccATCACTTtcgtggtagttggttgtgtgggtcTCTGGTTATGAATGGGGTGCTGACAGACAATCGTTGATGGATATTTATAGAGCTCTGATGAGGACAACAATTGATTACAGGTGTATAGTTTATGGAACAGCAGCAAAGACTTGTCTTCAGAAGCTGGACAGAATCCAGTATATAGCTTTAAGGATATGTATTGGTGCATTTAAATCAACATCTGTATGTGTCTTACTAGTGGAGGCAGGTGAGATGCCTTTGGATATACGGTGTAATAAATTGTCATTAGCTTATTGGGTTGAAAGGCTGTGAGGTTGAGCAtcccactgctactgttctagatgactgttGGGAATATACTAGTAGACAAGGCAGTGGTTTTGGTTGGACAGTTGGAAAGCTTGCTGATGAGAGTGGTTTGAGGGAGTTGGAGGTTGGCCCTTCTGTGGTGATAGGGGATGTTCCTCCATGGTTACTCCCAGATCCTGTTGTTGATCTAACCCTGGTAGACAAAAGGAAAGATTGGTCAGAGATTTATATTTTATccaactatgcaagtcagttaagaacaaattctaattttcaatgatggcctacaagggaacagtgggttaactgtggTTTTTGTTGGACAGTTGTAGGTATCAATGTTATTATGGAGAATTGAGAGAATGGGTGTAGTAGTGAGATTCTGCTGGGTCCCAGCACATTCAGGTGTGGAAGGAAATTAAATTGTAGACCAGTTATCTAAAAGAGCTTTGAAACAAGATATAATTGATATTAATGTTCCACTGGGTAGAGGTGAGGCCAAATGTAAGATCAGAGACATTTTGATAGATGTGAGGCAGAAGAGATGGGACTCTGAGCACAAGGGATGCCATTTATATGTCCTCCAAAGGTCGGTGGACCAAGGATCAAAGGTCAgattaggaaggaagaggtggtgttTACTCGATTGTGTTTAGGACATTGTACATTGAACTGGTCCTTACATCTGGTTGGCAgcatgtgaatggtttgtgtctggaGGATATGGTCAATGAAACGGTGGAGCAtgtgttgttatattgttgtaaggatgttgaagagagggaaagatggaAGTGTAGGGTCATTGAGGTAGGACGGGGTTGGGGGGGGGTTTGGAAGGGATTTGGGGGATGGGGGAGGGTCTATTAGAAGTTAGTAGGAGTCTTTTTTATTTTCTCTGAAGTTCTGAGTTAGGTAGGAGGATTTAGAAATGGTGTAAACCGTGATTGaacacactccagcacagtaggtggcgccaTGCACCATTAACGTTGGTTTGTGGACCGCCATTATATCATCGAAGAAGAAGTTGGTCTGTGAGGGTTTTGTGGTTCCTGAGGGCTactattcttttttatttttattttcaagtattttcagaatttattaacctttctagccccggcgttccgctagcggaactcctcccacattccactgaaaaggcagagggcaaaattcaaaaaatattttttagaaatatttaactttcacacattaacaagtccaatacagcaaatgaaagatacacatcttgtgaatccagtcaacatgtccgattttttaaatgttttacagtgaaaacaccacatatatttatgttagctcaccaccaaatacaaaaaaggacagacatttttcacagcacaggtagcatgcacgaaaccaaccaaactaatcaagaaccaaccaaactaaccaagaaacaacttcatcagatgatagtcctataacatgttacacaataaatctatgttttgttcgaaaaatgtgcatatttgaggtataaatcagttttacattgcagttttacattgcagctaccatcaaaaatagcaccgaagcagccagagtaattatagagaccaacgtgaaatacctaaatactcatcttaaaaacatttctgaaaaatacatggtgtacagcaaattaaagacaaacatcttgtgaatccagccaatatttccgattttttaagtgttttacagcgaaaacacaatatagcattatattagcttactacaaaagcctaccacacaaccgcattcattcatcaaggcacgttagcgatagcaataggcacgttagcgttagcgaataaaccagcaaagatattaattttcactaaccttcataaaccttcatcagatgacagtcctataacatcaggttatacatacacttatgttttgttcgaaaatgtgcatatttagagctgaaatcagtggttatacaatttgctaacgtagcatctttttcccagaatgtgcggatatttctattagactctcacctattctgaccaaataactattcataaacattacaaaaaaaaacatgttgtataggaaatgatagatacactagttcttaaaacctgttatggctgcaagcccgatatcggtacaagtatgacaacagccagctcaaagtgcagggcgcgaaattcaaaatctattttttaaaaatatttaactttcacacattaacaagtccaatacagcatatgaaaggtacagatcttgtgaatcaagccaacatgtccgatttttaaaatgttttacagggaagacaaaatatgtaaatctattagctaaccacgtcagcaaaatacaccacttttcttactccatcagttttttactccatcagtagctatcacaaattcgaccaaataaagaaataaatagccactaaccaagaaacaacttcataagatgtcagtctgataacatatttatgtgcatttttcaggtataaatcatagtttacatttcagctacaatcagaaattgcaccgaaagcagccataatatttacagacaccaacctcaactacctaattactcatcataaaacatttcagaaaaatatatggtgtatagcaaaatgaaagacaaagatcttgtgaatacagccaatatttccgattttttaagtgttttacagcgaaaacacaatatatcgttatattagcttactgcaatagctaacacacaagagcattgattccaagtagtcggtagcgatagcacagttcgacagatatatgaaatagcatcccaaattgggtccttatctttgttgatcatccatcagaatgttctccaaggggtcctttgttcagaaccgtctttgtttggatccagaacgaactatttccctcttgaattagcaagcacactggccgtgcggcgctaacctctccatcttgaacAAATTCGTCCAACGCATCAcatctaaagtcccgaataaatttcaataatataattaaactatattgaaaaaacatgctttaggatgatattgtgacatgtatcaaataaaatcgaagccggagatcatattcacctataacgacggttttccaggaggctagtccaggaccaacttcgcgccttcgacCAAAAAAATAACGTCGGACCTCTCAgtccaagaggttgtattcaatccctgaacgagataatcaagtcatttctgctctcacttccgcatgacacccaggggaaggcgtatgacgtgtttctacagtcctaagtgacatgcccttttatagacaagctcttgaagagagacatcgctttttggaaatctcacttccggatagaaaatgggctgtaaaaagagttctgtttcacttagagaaatatttcaaactgttttagaaactagagagtgttttctatccaatagtaataataatatgcatattgtacgagcaagaattgagtacgaggccgtttgaaatggccacctctttccaggttactcaCTGCTGCTCCttcagccataacaggttaatgcaatcgcagtgttagaattctaaaaataacttctttACGACATAACGTTATGGCGAGATAGTgaccaaaacctgggcgcaaaactaatagtacacagttcgacagatatatgaaatagcatcataaaataaaataaaatgggtcctacttttgatgagcttccatcagaatgttgtacaagaggtcctttgtcgggaacaatcgttgtttggttttagaatgtcctttgtccctcttgaattagcaagcacactagccaagtggcgcgaagctctccttcctgaacaaaagCACCCAACGCAACACGCcaaacgtcccgaataaatttcaataatctaataaaactatattgaaaaaacatacgttacgatgatattgtgacatgtatcaaataaaatcaaagccggagatagtagtcgcctataacgacagcttttcagaaggcaaatccaggtccatcttcgcgctttccagaaaacaggaaatgggtgacacgtcattccaagaggatttattccacctcagaccaagataaacaccccatttcttctctcactgcctcttgacatctagtggaaggtgtatgacgtgcatgtatactaatactgcccatttataggcaggccctagtcGTTTTCAGACttaccacttcctggtcaggaagtttgctgccaaacgagttctgttttactcacagatataattcaaacagttttagaaactttctatccaatagtaataataatatgcatattgtacgagcaagaattgagtacgaggccgtttaaattgggcacgattttcccccaaagtgtaaatagcgccctctatcctcaacaggttaaccaaTACGTTTTTATGTGAGGCTGCCGGTAAGTTACAGTGTAACAGACGTTTTCAGCTAGCTAACGGTAACATTAAAGGTGTCTTTTAAATTCGACATAAGTTATGTGGCgatgatatctagttaacgttgtatttaatgtagttttacaatctgtgccaggctataaatgacacagatgatatctagttaacgttgtatttaattTTCCAtgtgaatcatttagcagacactcttatccagagccactaggGTTAAGTAACTAATTCTGCCTAAAAAAGTCGAtttacagatttttcacctagtctgctaCTTAACACCAAGCGGTCCAGGAAGTGAGACAAGTTGTTATTTTCCAGTTTGGTCCTAAGAACAGGTTTTAGTGGTCAAATAAAAAGGGAGAcattttttggtgccatttaggGGAAATGGAATTCTAAGGATCATTCCAGTCAGAAGAGGCTCTGTGAAGGTTTGTTTCAATTCATTTGCTATGGCCTCGCTAGTGATCCAGCTCAGACAACGTTCTTTCGCCGTTTggactcgttctattgtccagcctactAGGATTCAGGGGGCAGAGGCTGGGTCTAGCTCTGCTACGGGGCAGGCTACTGGAGGGGGTACcaagagggaggagagtagagcaggacccagaggtgttctgtacctgtctgtccaggagggatgagagtagagcaggaccaagaggtgttctgtacctgtctgtccaggagggaggagagtagagcaggaccaagaggtgttctgtacctgtctgtccaggagggaggagagtagagcaggaccaagaggtgttctgtacctgtctgtccaggagggaggagagtagagcaggaccaagaggtgttctgtacctgtctgtccaggagggaggagagtagagcaggaccaagaggtgttctgtacctgtctgtccaggagggaggagagtagagcaggaccaagaggagttctgtacctgtctgtccaggagggatgagagtagagcaggaccaagaggtgttctgtacctgtctgtccaggagggaggagagtagagcaggaccaagaggtgttctgtacctgtctgtccaggagggaggagagtagagcaggaccaagaggtgttctgtacctgtctgtccaggagggaggagagtagagcaggaccaagaggtgttctgtacctgtctgtccaggagggaggagagtagagcaggaccaagaggtgttctgtacctgtctgtccaggagggaggagagtagagcaggaccaagaggtgttctgtacctgcctgtccaggagggaggagagtagagcaggaccaagaggtgttctgtacctgcctgtccaggagggaggagagtagagcaggaccaagaggtgttctgtacctgtctgtcttggaggggggacaaggcctggtggaccTGGAGAACAGGGTGGCAGCGTTCTGACTCAATGAGGTGCAGAGAGGCTACTGTAcctactctgtctctgtctctctctctgtctctctctctgtctctctctctctttgtctctctctctctgtctctctctctcaacagcgctctctctctctctctcttaacagcgctctgcacaggcagcagtggaggacagtgatcagatctttactgagctgatccgctccattgagagaaggagctctgaggtgaaggagctgatcagagcccaagagaaggctcaagtgagtcaagctgaaggactcctggagcaactgaagcaggagatagctgagctgaggaagagaagcactgagctggagcagctctcacacacagaggatcACATCCATTTCCTCCAGGTAACTAAACGGTCTTGTTACAAGTGATATGAAATTAACTTCATGTGAAACTATTCATCTCAATCATTatgttgtcctgtctgtctctctgtccgtccctctcgctctgtccgtccttctctctctgtctgtccctctctctctgtacgtccctctctctctctctctgtacgtccctctctctctctctctgtccgtccctctatctctctctgtccgtccctctctctctctctgtccgtccctctctctgtccgtccctctctctgtccctctgtctctctctgtccctctgtctctctctgtccgtccctctctctctctctgtccgtctctctctctccctctgtccgtccctctctcccactgtccctccctctgtccctccctctctctccctctgtccctccctctctctccctctgtccttccctctctctccctctgtctctgtccgtctctgtccctccccctctctgtccgtctctgtccctccccctctctgtccctctctgtccctctctctctctgtccctctctctctctgtccctctttctccgtgtccctctttctccctgtccctctttctctctgtccctctttctctctgtccctctttctctctgtccctctttctctctgtccctctttctctctgtccctctttctctctgtccctctttctctctgtccctctttctctctgtccctctttctctctgtccctctctctctctgtctctctctttgtccctctctctctctcgctctgtccctctctctctcttgctctgtccctctctctctctctgtctctctctctctgtctctccctctgtccctcgctctccctctgtccctctctctctctctgttgctctctctctgtctctctctctctctctctctctgtccctcgctctccctctctccttctctgtccctctctctctgtccctctctctctgtccctctccttctctgtccctctctctctgtccttctatctctctgtccctctctctctctgtctctctctctctttgtccctctctctctctctttgtccctctctctctctctttgtccctctctctctcttgctctgtccatctctctctctgtctctccctctgtctctccctctgtccctgactctccctctgtccctcgctctctctatctctctctctctctccccctctttctctctctctctgtctccagagttatcagtctctctccagtatcAGTGTATCTTCAGATTTACCCAGCATCGTTGTCCGTCCTCTTCAGTACTTTGGAGATGTGAGTAAGACTGTgtctgaactgagagagaaactagaagaCTTCCTTAAAGGAGAATGGACCAAGATCTCCACTACAGGTGTGTTGAAAACAATAAGAACATCAACTTTAGACCATTGAAAGTTCCCTACTAGTCATATACATGTGGAATATGGTCTGTAGataacattccctctctctgtcaatgtgtgtgtgtgtctgtagtgaatatagtggatgttgtactgcctccagagcccaagaccagagaacagttgttacaatgtgagtctctttattgtgaagtaactaacaGTCTCTTTTTACTGACACTCCTAACAATCCCTCTAGAAATATATAGCAATAGTAGATCTAATCAAAGACTGGGTATCTATCTGACTGCTCATATTTCTCTGATTTGATCTCTGCTGTGCTCTAATCAAAGACAGGGTAGATACAGTATCTGACTTAACTTATTGTTCTGACTCCCCTCATTGGTCTCTGCTCTTCTCCCAGATTCCTGTcagctcacactggacccaaacacagcacacacacacctctctctgtctgaagggaACAGAAAGGTGACCTGTACAGGCCAAGTCCAACCATATcctgaccatccagacagattCACCAACCAGTGTCAGgttctgtgtagagagggtctgtctggacgctgttactgggaggtgaAGTGGACTTGTAATGTTTTGACAGCAGTCTCATATAAAGACATCAGCATAACAGAGGAAGATGAAGGTATATTTGGATTCAATAACAAGTCCTGGAGTTTACAGTGCTCTAGTGATGGTTATTGTTTCATACACAATAAGGTTGTGACTAAAGTATCAGGCCCTAAGTcctccagagtaggagtgtacctggatcacaaggcaggtactctgtccttctacagtgtCTCTGACACAATGACCCTCCTCCACAGAGTCCAGACCACGTTCACTCAGCCCCTCTATCCTGGGTTTTGGCTCTATGGTactgctgagctggttaaactgtagtagggtccacatagatactagtcatgctggtgtagtctatagctgagctggttaaactgtagtagggtccacatagatactagtcatgctggtgtagtctatagctgagctggttaaactgtagtagggtccacatagatactagtcatgctggtgtagtctatagctgagctggttaaactgtagtagggtccacatagatactagtcatgctggtgtagtctatagctgagctggttaaactgtagtggggtccacatagatactagtcatgctggtgtagtctatagctgagctgtttaaactgtagtagggtccacatagatactagtcatgctggtgtagtctatagctgagctggttaaactgtagtagggtccacatagatactagtcatgctggtgtagtctatagctgagctggttaaactgtagtagggtccacatagatactagtcatgctggtgtagtctatagctgcgctggttaaactgtagtagggtccacatagatactagtcatgctggtgtagtctatagctgagctggttaaactgtagtagggtccacatagatactagtcatgctggtgtagtctatagctgagctggttaaactgtagtagggtccacatagatactagtcatgctggtggtgatggtcccCAGATGTGATGATTCATTCTGCTCTGTTTTATCTACAATGATTTAACTGATTTGATCTTCAGAAGATGTTATGAATTAAAATTCAATGTTTTCATATTTTTGTAATTGCAATGTTTTAATCTTGTACATTTCCATGAATCATGATGTCTGGTGTTGATGTATATTGGTTGTCATTCAGAACCATTGATATGTTTTCTCAGttggttctctgtctctatgtaattctCCTCAGTATCATTGATCAGCTTGTTGGTCCTAATTGATGTGTTCTCTGTCACCTGGAGCTGCATGGAAAATGGTCCAGGAACTAAAGGACAATTCAGGACTAGTCAGCCCACTACAATCTGGTATCACTTACTttctactaaactatatggactggtttcccagacacagattaatcctagtcctggactaaaaagtatgTTCAATGTAGATGTCCAGGAAACCGGCCCTAAATGTGTCATCTTTCATCCTCCCATACTGCTCAGTCCAGCAACATTAAACCTGTCCAGCAGGTGGTGCTATTGACCAAACAATAAAACCAGCAGATATCTTGACTTGCCACTCAGTATATCAGTAATGTTCAGAATAGTACTTTAATATCATTGGAGATTGATGGTCTTTTTAATCCACTATCCAGAGTCAGGAACAGATGAAGTTAGGTCTGCTACTGTTCAGTGATTAAATATGATTTATGGTGATGGGAAATAATAAAAAACACTAAACTTCATCTAGTAAtagttttcctttgttatttatTCCAAGGTGTGTCTTTAACTTGTAAATGTATTGTGTGGAGGTGAGCTAGTGGTTTGGCTGATAGAATAGAatgaaaagggaggaggggaggaagaggggaggagtgaAGGGCTGTTCAAGAAaccagatgaggaagaggaagatgttcAGGGGAATTACTGTCTCTGTTCCAAATGGTTCCCTaatccctacgtagtgcactacggtGCTTCTGACCAGGTTTAAATTAgtgttctacatacagtacctgtattgatagtcaatactggtctttactatggttctacatacagtacctgtattgatgaGGGCCTCATCATCCGGCTGCACAAAGAAAgccagggactgcagtgtgctccagtttccagcagggggcagtaaaaccctatggacctgaaagggactgcagtgtgctccagtctccagcagggggaagtaaaaccctatggacctgaaagggactgcagtgtgctccagtctccagcagggggcagtaaaaccctatggacctgaaagggactgcagtgtgctccagtctccagcagggggcagtaaaaccctatggccttgaaagggactgcagtgtgctccagtctccagtagggggcagtaaaaccctatggacctgaaagggactgcagtgtgctccagtctccagcagggggcagtaaaaccctatggacctgaaagggaaAGTGAGGAGTAAAAATCAAAGGTGAATTTACATTGATGTTTCCACGGAGACCTGAATCATATCCACGAGGCAGCAAACTGAAGAAAAtcaactgaaacagggagggactaactGAACTAAAATAATTCTGTTACTAAATGTTTTGCTACAGTTTTCTCTAACGAATACCACCCtggattcaaatactatttgaaatcttacaaatactttgagcatttcCTTTAGTCCTCCAGGTGGGCGGGGTTTGTTTGTACTTTTAGGAcgtttctattggttccattacaACAAACTCAATCAACCACTGCTTATTAAATATTCAACATTATTTTAATGTAGGCGAATATAAcatattagatctggtaaaagataatacaaacaaaaaaatgttttttcttcccatctttgaaatgcaagagaaaggccataatgtaataTTTCAGGTTTGGCACAATTTTGACTTTGGCCACTTAATGGAAGCAGTGTATTTGCAAAGTTTATGACTGATTCAGTGAACCATTCTGTTAAAAAATGTTGTATCGAGACTGCCCAATTGTGCccaattggtttattaatacatgttCAAGTATATagctgtgcactctcctcaaaaaatagcatggtattctttcactgtaacagctactgtaaattggagagtgcagttagatgaacaataatgtaagctttctgcccatattagatatgtctatgtcctgggaaatgttat
It includes:
- the LOC120035705 gene encoding tripartite motif-containing protein 16-like codes for the protein MAQQGDLLDQDQFCCSVCLDLLKEPVTTACGHNYCRICIEGCWDQDVLKGVYSCPQCRETFTPRPNLRKNNMLAELVEKLRKTGLQAAPPPALCYAGPGDVACDFCTGTRKQKALMSCLVCLASYCETHLQPHYEFHPLKKHKLVKATAQLQEKICSHHDKLLEVYCRTDQQCICMLCTMDEHKGHDTVSAAAERTEKQRQLGMSQQKVQQRFQEREKELKELQQAVESLKRSAQAAVEDSDQIFTELIRSIERRSSEVKELIRAQEKAQVSQAEGLLEQLKQEIAELRKRSTELEQLSHTEDHIHFLQSYQSLSSISVSSDLPSIVVRPLQYFGDVSKTVSELREKLEDFLKGEWTKISTTVNIVDVVLPPEPKTREQLLQYSCQLTLDPNTAHTHLSLSEGNRKVTCTGQVQPYPDHPDRFTNQCQVLCREGLSGRCYWEVKWTCNVLTAVSYKDISITEEDEGIFGFNNKSWSLQCSSDGYCFIHNKVVTKVSGPKSSRVGVYLDHKAGTLSFYSVSDTMTLLHRVQTTFTQPLYPGFWLYGTAELVKL